Proteins found in one Plasmodium sp. gorilla clade G2 genome assembly, chromosome: 14 genomic segment:
- a CDS encoding DNA/RNA-binding protein KIN17, putative, protein MPRAEPGTPKWLANKMKAKGLQKLKWYCQMCEKQCRDENGFKCHRLSEAHQRQMQIFCQDANKFMDDYSAMFEKEFMRLMKTKYCRARILANTVYTNMISDKSHIHMNSTVWVTLTDFVLYLGKTGKCKIEQTERGWYLEYIDREKIEREKAYQERKKIEYSYEELKEKKINEAIQEAKKKGTFIESEYTALQKKNDEKIIISSIKTNNDTNTNKDLKPNVNIFLDKSFLKQDSQNKKKSIIHEKNTNHPSNAKNKRPLSELDLLILENEEKKKQKNNDNSKLKNSPNNVYTSKLRSEHKEGQKNKHENEYPNDNLSEESDNNIWIFKNIIVKIIDKTHKYYNHKGVIKYISRNDKYKCEIKLNNSTDMVYAYQKQLETVIPNIGRKVVVLRGKYKGSRAVIKKVLSDEGLVVVNIYNKSLDKFISEERMSYDDVSKLNDKI, encoded by the exons atgccTAGAGCAGAACCAGGAACTCCAAAATGGCTAGCTAATAAAATGAAGGCGAAAGGCCTTCAGAAATTAAAGTGGTATTGTCAAATGTGTGAAAAACAGTGTAGAGATGAAAATGGATTTAAATGTCACAGATTATCAGAAGCGCATCAAAGACAAATGCAAATATTTTGTCAGGATGCAAATAAATTTATGGATGATTACTCTGCTATGTTTGAAAAAGAATTTATGAGATTGatgaaaacaaaatattgTAGGGCACGCATTTTAGCTAATACAGTATATACTAATATGATAAGTGATAAAAGCCATATACATATGAACTCAACTGTTTGGGTTACATTAACtgattttgttttatatttaggGAAAACAGGAAAGTGTAAAATTGAACAAACGGAAAGAGGATGGTATTTAGAATATATTGATAGAGAAAAAATAGAACGAGAAAAAGCTTAtcaagaaagaaaaaaaatagaatactcatatgaagaattaaaagaaaagaaaattaatgAAGCAATACAAGAAGCTAAGAAAAAAGGTACTTTCATCGAATCTGAATACACTGcattacaaaaaaagaatgacgagaaaattatcatttcatcaataaaaacaaataatgatacaaatactaataaagatttaaaaccaaatgttaatatatttttagataaatcttttttaaaacaagATAGtcaaaataagaaaaaatcaaTTATTCATGAAAAGAATACAAACCATCCTAGTAATGCAAAAAATAAGAGACCTTTATCAGAATtggatttattaattttagaaaatgaagaaaaaaaaaaacaaaaaaataatgataactCGAAATTAAAGAATAGCCCAAATAATGTATACACATCCAAATTACGTAGTGAACATAAGGAAggccaaaaaaataaacatgaaAATGAATATCCTAATGATAATTTATCAGAAgaaagtgataataatatttggatttttaaaaatataatagttAAGATAATTGATAAgacacataaatattataatcataaagGTGTTATAAAGTATATTTCGAGGAACGATAAATATAAGTGTGAAATAAAATTGAATAACAGCACAGATATGGTTTATGCATATCAGAAACAACTAGAAACTGTCATACCTAATATTGGTAGAAAGGTTGTTGTATTAAGAGGAAAATATAAAGGGTCACGTGCAGTAATTAAAAAg GTTTTATCAGATGAAGGTTTGGTTGtagttaatatatacaataaatcATTAG aTAAATTTATTAGCGAAGAACGTATGTCTTATGATGATGTGAGTAAATTAAACGATAAAATTTAG
- a CDS encoding 1-deoxy-D-xylulose 5-phosphate reductoisomerase has product MKKYIYIYFFFITITINNLLRNNTSKCVSIERRKNKAYINYGIGYNGPANKITKKRRCKRIKLCKNNLIDIGALKKPINVAIFGSTGSIGTNALNIIRECNKIENIFNVKALYVNKSVNELYEQAREFLPEYLCIHDKSKYEELKELLKNIKDYKPKILCGDEGMKEICSSNSIDKIVIGIDSFQGLYSTMNAIMNNKIVALANKESIVSAGFFLKKLLNIHKNAKVIPVDSEHSAIFQCLDNNKVLKTKCLQDNFSKINNINKIFLCSSGGPFQNLTIDELKNVTSENALKHPKWKMGKKITIDSATMMNKGLEVIETHFLFDIDYNDIEVIVHKECIIHSCVEFIDKSVISQMYYPDMQIPILYSLTWPDRIKTNLKPLDLAQVSSLTFHKPSLEHFPCIKLAYQAGIKGNFYPTVLNASNEIANNLFLNNKIGYFDISSIISQVLESFNSQKVSENSEDLMKQILQIHSWAKEKATDIYNKHNYS; this is encoded by the coding sequence atgaagaaatatatttacatatattttttcttcatcacaATAACGATTAATAATTTACTAAGAAATAATACATCAAAATGTGTTTCTAttgaaagaagaaaaaataaagcgTATATAAATTATGGTATAGGATATAATGGACCAgctaataaaataacaaagaAAAGAAGAtgtaaaagaataaaattatgCAAAAACAATTTAATAGATATTGGGGCATTAAAAAAACCAATTAATGTAGCAATTTTTGGAAGTACTGGTAGTATAGGTACAAATgctttaaatataataagggagtgtaataaaattgaaaatatttttaatgttaAAGCATTGTATGTAAATAAGAGTGTGAATGAATTATATGAACAAGCTAGAGAATTTTTACCAGAATATTTGTGTATACATGATAAAAGTAAATATGAAGAATTGAAAGAattgttaaaaaatataaaagattatAAACCTAAAATATTGTGTGGTGATGAGGGGATGAAAGAAATATGTAGTAGTAATAGTATAGATAAAATAGTTATTGGTATTGATTCTTTTCAAGGATTATATTCTACTATGAATGcaattatgaataataaaatagttGCGTTAGCTAACAAAGAATCCATTGTATCTGCTGGTTTCtttttaaagaaattattaaatattcataaaaatgcAAAAGTAATACCTGTTGATTCAGAACATAGTGCTATATTTCAGTgtttagataataataaggtattaaaaacaaaatgtttACAAGACAATTTTtccaaaataaataatataaataaaatatttttatgttcatCTGGAGGTCCATTTCAAAATTTAACTATAGacgaattaaaaaatgtaacaTCAGAAAATGCATTAAAGCATCCTAAATGGAAAATGGGTAAAAAAATAACTATAGATTCTGCAACTATGATGAATAAAGGTTTAGAAGTTATAGAAACTCATTTCTTATTTGATATagattataatgatatagaaGTTATAGTACATAAAGAATGCATCATACATTCTTGTGTTGAATTTATAGATAAATCAGTAATAAGTCAAATGTATTATCCAGATATGCAAATAccaatattatattctttaacATGGCCTGATagaataaaaacaaatttaaAACCTTTAGATTTAGCTCAGGTTTCATCTCTTACATTTCATAAACCTTCATTAGAACATTTCCCGTGTATTAAATTAGCTTATCAAGCAGGTATAAAGGGAAACTTTTATCCAACTGTACTAAATGCATCAAATGAAATAGCTAACAACttatttttgaataataaaattggaTATTTTGATATTTCCTCTATAATATCTCAAGTTTTAGAATCTTTCAATTCTCAAAAGGTTTCGGAAAATAGTGAAGATTTAATGAAGCAAATTCTACAAATACATTCTTGGGCCAAAGAAAAAGCTACGGATATATACAACAAACATAATTATtcatag
- a CDS encoding 50S ribosomal protein L22, apicoplast, putative: protein MIRKIKLIIIMLIFQVLLDEIIFVYNLSFSDKKKYDLAFIKGDSNKIMIRNNSLKKSTIMKNICEKDNFVLNNLCETKEENKLVDTISSNDNITMDNNNLLYDDMDLFENDGLQLKQWYFPDKVKEKWKEKHIENVRDNYKKVLLNNKYNELFNMYRNIKKNNIENYKKRVKTNRINPVIYIKKRLVSATAKHIKMSFMKTRKILWKIRYMPIIKAFAFLYYYGTNKYTVNIYKCIKSCLHNAINKYGRNNIKPVFHTLQANMGGYTKKINIRARGKTDIIREPHTHIRVVLEV from the coding sequence ATGATACGAAAAATTAAATTGATCATAATAATGTTAATTTTTCAAGTACTATTGgatgaaataatatttgtatataaccTCAGTTTTAgtgataagaaaaaatatgatttGGCATTTATAAAAGGTGATAGtaataaaattatgataagaaataattctttaaaaaagagcacaataatgaaaaatatatgtgaaaaAGATAATTTTGTATTAAATAACTTATGTGAAACAAAAGAAGAGAACAAATTAGTTGATACTATTTCAtcgaatgataatattacaatggataataataatttattatatgatgataTGGATTTATTTGAAAATGATGGATTACAATTAAAACAATGGTATTTTCCAGATAAAGTGAAAGAGAAATGGAAAGAAAAACATATTGAAAATGTAAGAGACAATTATAAGAaggttttattaaataataaatataatgaactatttaatatgtatagaaacataaaaaaaaataatatagaaaattataagaaaagAGTTAAAACCAATCGAATTAATcctgttatttatattaagaaAAGATTAGTTTCTGCTACAGCTAAACATATTAAAATGTCTTTTATGAAAACAAGGAAAATTCTATGGAAAATTAGATATATGCCAATTATTAAAGCATTtgcttttctttattattatggtacaaataaatatacagtCAACATTTACAAATGTATTAAATCATGTCTACATAATgctattaataaatatggaaGAAATAACATAAAACCTGTTTTCCATACTCTGCAAGCTAATATGGGAGGATAtactaaaaaaattaatattaggGCAAGAGGAAAAACAGATATCATAAGAGAACCTCATACACATATTCGTGTCGTTTTAGaagtttaa